Proteins encoded by one window of Akkermansia muciniphila ATCC BAA-835:
- a CDS encoding prepilin-type N-terminal cleavage/methylation domain-containing protein, protein MRYFSKHSGMAPRCSSPGSKGFTLVELIVVITIMVAMMALAASMLRGGGRGQGLQAAVEMVDGMVQEARLDAMGKGTWSRLIIVSTPDDEARNMRTLGVMSKNTRTGKWHLVNRLQTLPAGFYVSPAYSTLLEGSKKARGEKSTARGFASRDGQDTVNLPGNRMTDIYFIEFDEEGRMSQPNAPTRLVVVAGSAGNGKEERPTPMVDGKPGLAGGIVIYPKGNISRLRTTEQVIPN, encoded by the coding sequence ATGAGATATTTTTCCAAGCATTCCGGAATGGCTCCGCGCTGTTCCTCGCCGGGGAGCAAGGGGTTTACCCTGGTGGAATTGATTGTCGTTATCACCATTATGGTTGCCATGATGGCCTTGGCCGCCAGCATGTTGAGGGGCGGGGGCAGGGGGCAGGGGCTTCAGGCCGCCGTTGAAATGGTGGACGGCATGGTGCAGGAGGCGCGGCTGGATGCCATGGGCAAAGGAACGTGGAGCCGCCTGATTATTGTGAGCACTCCCGATGACGAAGCCCGCAATATGCGCACTTTGGGCGTGATGTCCAAAAATACCCGCACCGGGAAATGGCATCTGGTGAACCGTTTGCAGACTCTCCCCGCCGGTTTTTACGTCAGTCCGGCCTACAGCACCCTTCTGGAAGGCTCGAAGAAAGCCAGAGGCGAGAAATCCACGGCCCGCGGTTTTGCCAGCCGTGACGGGCAGGATACCGTCAACCTTCCCGGCAACAGAATGACGGATATTTACTTCATTGAATTTGACGAGGAAGGCCGCATGTCCCAGCCGAACGCCCCCACCCGCCTGGTGGTGGTTGCCGGTTCCGCCGGAAACGGCAAGGAGGAGAGGCCGACCCCGATGGTGGACGGCAAACCGGGCCTGGCAGGCGGCATTGTGATTTATCCCAAAGGCAATATCAGCCGTCTGAGGACGACGGAGCAGGTGATTCCCAATTAG
- a CDS encoding type IV pilus modification PilV family protein, translating to MKQSRAKGFTLTEVVLAIGVVAVLIVVFMAMFIPARRTVQSALTIREADRIVHALTAELGELRNSERAASNARKSSSSRYVSAFDKAFYWMQFTSRPATTILVYNYRADLTKGARKDGTPQPWLEDGGSIPGKNTAVVTGVCLANNKERWDDFKALVGPVFAVRMTQLVVERMDSSSYGYKLAPKYGTIYNPYNRGKVIKEPSLYVYTPEKGGGLNLPWGAEVLYQAEFFQLLNTDPERLQHLTWENLKTPVFTRNLAFRR from the coding sequence ATGAAACAGTCTCGTGCCAAGGGGTTCACCCTGACGGAAGTGGTGCTTGCGATCGGCGTGGTGGCCGTGCTGATTGTAGTGTTCATGGCCATGTTTATTCCTGCCAGAAGGACGGTTCAGTCCGCCCTGACTATTCGTGAAGCGGACCGCATCGTCCACGCCCTGACGGCGGAACTTGGAGAACTCCGCAATTCCGAGCGTGCCGCGTCCAACGCCAGAAAGTCTTCCTCCTCCAGATATGTTTCCGCTTTTGACAAGGCGTTTTACTGGATGCAGTTCACGTCCAGGCCCGCTACGACCATTCTTGTTTACAATTACAGGGCGGATTTGACCAAGGGGGCCCGCAAAGACGGAACTCCCCAGCCCTGGCTGGAGGATGGCGGAAGCATTCCCGGCAAAAATACTGCGGTGGTGACAGGGGTCTGCCTGGCGAACAACAAAGAGCGTTGGGATGATTTCAAGGCCCTTGTCGGTCCCGTCTTCGCCGTGCGCATGACCCAGCTGGTAGTGGAGCGCATGGATTCAAGCTCCTACGGGTACAAGCTGGCTCCCAAGTACGGGACGATTTATAATCCTTACAACCGCGGCAAGGTGATTAAGGAACCTTCCCTGTATGTTTATACGCCGGAGAAAGGCGGCGGCCTGAATTTGCCGTGGGGGGCGGAAGTCCTGTACCAGGCGGAGTTCTTCCAGCTGTTGAATACGGACCCCGAGCGTTTACAACATCTGACGTGGGAAAATTTAAAGACTCCCGTGTTTACGCGCAATCTCGCTTTCCGCCGTTAG